The nucleotide window TCCCGCAAGTCTAAaaccttaaaagttaaaacggTCGAGAAACCATCCTGTTAACACATTCTCGCTAGAAGGGtacgtggtcgaggaactctcccacgacCCTAAAAGATTAAAGGTTAAAACAGTCGAGGAACTTTTTCGTTAGCACCTTTTTCGCCAGAAGGCGATGTGGTCGAGAAACTATCTCCCTAGCCCCAAAGGGTTAAAGGAGGTCAAGAAAAACTCCTACCGATGGGCGACGTAACGCTcacaatcaagaaaaatataaggctaATACATAAGGTATGAATAGCATGGGTTGATATCATGATGCAGAAGCAGCAATGGATACTTCACAGCCAACGAAGAAAGTTCAAAAGCCTAAAAAAGGCCTTACAAAAgtccaaaaactaaaaaaacgtGTTTCAAAATTCAGTCATTTACAAggcttaaaaaaaatcaatcaaaaacAAATCCGAAAGGGAATGAGAAAGCTCCAAGGGAAGTAGGTGTTAGGATGGGCGGTGAAAAACGTCAGGCATCTCAGCCCGATCAAGGGAGTCACAGAAATGAAGGGCAACCTCACTAGCCTGAATAGACTTCCATTCCAAGGTATGCAGATTCGTTGTGGGTTCCCGAAGAAGGAGCTCACGAAGCTATTTTACCCCCAACCTGAAGCCTATACCCCAAGCTCGTAATCGAATCTTGGGGGTAGCAGCTAGCTGGGGAAGGACCCAATTAAGATCATTATGAGAACTCTCCAAGGCAGATGCCATCTCAGCTAATCGACACTCCATGATAGAAATTGTTTTCTTGGCAGATTTAACAACTTCGTCAAGCTGAAGGTATTGACGGTTGCTGTTCTTAAGGAGGCCCTTCACTCAACTAATTTTTTCTAGGTTTCAGTTTTCATCCCTTCAGCTGCCCCCAGCTTTATAAGCAACTCCATTTTTTTGTCTCCAATCGAAGCCAGGCGAGAAGCATATTCAGATTTGGATTTAGCCAATCCTTCGATTTCCAAGTTCGCACGATCAAAGCTAGCGGCGAAGCCATCCTGCTCCTTCAAAACACGCTCCACCTGGGCAGCCAACTCATCACATTCTTTCTTGAAAGCCTCTGCCTGGGCAATTAAGTTGTCCCTCTCCCGCACAACTCTCTTTGCTTCATTAAGGTGAGTAGCAAGGTCATCTCGTTCTTTCCAAATTGCTACCACCTCCTGACGGTAGTGGTCAGCATCCGCAGCAGAAGTCACCAGCTCATCCTAGAGTGAAGCAACTAGAGCGCGAAGAGTGGCCAACTCATCATCAGAAGAATGGAAGCGAGCCTAAAAGAGAGCCAACTCGTCAGCTAGTTGGTTCTTCTCGCCCTCCAAATGCATCCAATCATCCACCAAGTCAGCAGTAAGACGATCAACCCcctaaaaaaatagagagaatgaaatgattaaaaatatgtatttggaATTATTAACCAAAGCATTAGGGAGAACGTAACAATACCGGCATAAAAACGTTACGAATCTGTTGAACAAAGGCATTAATAACCTTTGTTCGGCAAGTAGGTAAGGAGACTGGGGAAGCCACCGGATGGGAGCTAAAGGAACCTCTCGGTTTGATAGCCGGCGAGGAAACATTTGCAAAATTCCCTTTGGGGAAAGGCAGCTTCAGTGGTGATAAACCCGTGAAGGGACAAAAGCTCGCAGGCTGTTAAGTCTGGGTATTCATCACCCATGGGTTCCAGCACCCGTCGCCACAAAACGCAACAAGCCATCAAGATCCTCAAGGCGTTGGGCACCAATTGAGCAGGAGCAAGCCTTAAGACATCTAACACGTTGCTAACAGGGTGCACAAGCGGCAGATGAAGCCCCTTGGTGAACATAGCAAGGTGAAGAGCAACAGAGACAGTCATACCTTTGGCGTCGATAGGTTTTTGGTTGGGAGCTGGGGCTTTCAACTCGACGGAATTAGGGATGTTGAAATTATTATGAGCATTCTCCAACTTATGCAAAGTGACAACGAAGGACCAACGAGAACCCACAAAAATGGAAGCGGATGAAGTAATGAGGAGTCGGGGAGGGGAGTCGTGGGGTAGAGAAGAGTTCGAAGTAGCAACTACCTTATCCTTGGAAGAGAAGGAAGCCATGGAAAGATTGAAAGAAATCACAAAGAGGCAAGAACTAGGAGAGAGAAGGGGAATGCAAGAACCCAAAGAAGAGAAATACAAGAACgcagagaagaagaggaaaggaagaaacgtgacaaaagatcaaaagaagagggaaaataGGCAATAAATAGGAGTTGAAATGAAGTAACGGTTGACATGCCCGCGAAGAGGAAACGAAACGGCGTACTAACACATCTCGAAGAAAGAAACGAGGCCTAATAATTAACTCCCATCACACCATGCGCAATGAGACTTCGCTGGGTAACTGGAGAGGATGTTCCAACCGGTTAGCCCCTAAGATGGACCTGGGCCCTTACCAACGACTAAAGCCCATATCGTAACCGGGGAGCCCAGCCCAATACAAAAGAAACCAGCCCATGGCCAATAACGACTGGATAAGCTAATATCGACGGGATAGCTATCCAGTCAATGGTAAAAGATAAATGAGGTTATTATTCGAATTTGCTAAGAGATGAATcatcatctctaaatttgaatttgaataaaagataacCACTATCCATGAGGGAACAAAGATAGATCACGGAGctctatataaagaaaaaatccagGTAAGTAAAGGGATGCAGGAAtgattattattagtattattatcctcaaattactgacttaggcatcgaaggCGTTCCCTCGAACCCCTGTTCTCTCTACACTTTGGTTGTAGGTGATCGTGAAGTGGTGGtggtgaaacacgtccataacaatACCTTTATTAGTAACACAAATGGTCTTACAAAGGCTTACAAAAAGattaacaaaaaatcaaatactaCCGAACTTAATTATCTTAAAACTCCTAATATTAATCTCTTTccattttcaaataagaaaaatgataaacacactaCTCTTTTATACAATCATTAATTtgcaatcatattttaaatattgaaggaCAATCAActtgtaaaataacttagaaaagtataattgttttacaaaattacTCCAATTTAAACCAAACATAGTTGTGAAAAATTGTGTCTATCATTACTCCTCAAATATTGGATACTATAaacttataataaataacttgaaattattcttatataactattaattattaattatcattaaACTGCATAcatactacaaaaaaaaaaatatttgtgacagATTATCTATTACAAGAATGACTAATTGCGACGAAAACAAACTAATTTGAAtaagaaatagtcattttcacaAGAAATACCTgaccacaaataaacagtttttttgtAGTGACATAACACATGATTCATTTCAAGACCAATTATATATGTGGGATAAAGATGAGGGGGAGAGTTTACTCTCTAGCCAACAGCAGCTCCAATTCAAGACCAATTCTGTGGGATAAAGATTCTGTTAAATTCAGTCTTTGCTTGAATTAATTTGAGGATCTCATGAGTTGCAAgcggaaaagaaataaattagtaCTACATATGAAGCGGTccctataatattttatcattcatatatttaaaactactTCAAAATTTATAGATCCagtttatatgtttatttcatttaccTCAAGTTCGGGCAACAGCTAGCTATCAGTATGCGTGTACCCGAATGATATCTGCCGAAACGCAGCTCTCTAGGTTCGTCATCGTCATCATGATCGTTCTCATTCTCCTCCAATGATCTCCCCATTGTCTCGCGCGTGAAAAGCAATGTCACCACCATTCCCACCAGACAAACTCCGCCAAGCAATACCAATGACGCAGTCATTCCAATTGCATCTGGATAGCCATTATAATCATCATGTTCTTTTACTCCTCGGCCTGGTGATCCTGATCtacttttatcatttttatgtgAAGCCCACAAAAATCCAACAGAACCAATGATTGCCCCCAGCTTCCCTGCGGCCCCAGAAATTCCATTGCATGTTGTTCTAAATCTTGCTGGGAAGAGCTCCGCGGGCACTATGAAGGTGGTTGTGTTTGGTCCGAAATTTGCAAAGAAAAAGGTGAGGCCATAGAGGACCATGAAACCTTGGTTTTTGCTCTTCTTCCAATATATGTCGTAGGGTATTCCAATTGCAAGATAAACCAGTGCCATGCAGAGAAAACCCATTGCTTGGATTCTGACTCTTCCAATGATATCAATAAACCAGACAGCGAACCAGTAGCCAGGAATGGTGGAACAGGCTGcgatgattgcttggagtttTGCTGCTTCGAAAGCTTCTTTATAGGCATTTGTATGCTCTTTGTCCATAAGATAGGGCTCGTATATCTGAGACTGGAAGAGGTTGCTGCTGTAAAAGACAATGTCGAGAAGAAACCAAGTGACGGAGCAAGATAATAAATCACGGCCATGGCGATGAAAGAATTGCTTGGAAAATAGGGGATAGGTCTGTGGATTTTGATGCACTGGGTTCTGATCGATAAGCTCCCTCATTGGAACTTCCAACACTTTCTGCATGTCCCTAGCCGCTTGGTTGACATTTTGCTCCACCAAAGCTGTAtatctacatgcatgcatggacattttcaaaacataactaAACGATCGAGATAACCAATTGCTATCCATTGAATGTAATAagctaaagattttttttttttccttttaaaataagaattcatACGAAATGTAAGTAAGTAAATTATGATTACCTGGCAGTTTCGGGCATCATCATTCGCCAATAAAATGTTAACGCAGCTGGAATCGCACCAACCATTAAGATCACCCTCCATGCGATATCGGGCTCGAGAGGTGTTGGATCCTTTGGCAGTATTTTCGATGTACGATCAAAGATAGCGCACACTACCATCGTGACCGTCGAAGCGGCCAAAATCCCAAATCCCTGCATCGAGAACACGGCCGCTATGAAAGCTCCGCGTGTCATCTTGTTCGCTAACTCCGACATTATGACTGCCGACAGAGGGTAGTCCCCGCCAATCCCCAGGCCCAGTGCGAACCTGAATAGTCCCAGGCTCGCCAGAACGCAGCCCCTCTCCTTGCAGAAGGAGAACCCGCAACCGAAAGAGCTTAGGACCATGATCATCAAAGCGATCCCGTAGACGCGCCGCCTACCGACTCGGTCGCCCAGCCAGCCGAAAACCACTTGGCCGATCGCAGTTCCCATAAGAGCGATGGCCACCATGGCCGACACCACGTCGGGTGGGGCCCGATACTTATCGGCCCCGTGCTCGTAGTAGACCCGTCCAATGAGAATCATGACGGGTTGGATGCAGAATAAGTCGTAGGCGTCGGTAAAGAGCCCCATGCCGGCGATGATGATTGCCTTGAAATGGTATAGCTGAATTCTTGCGTTATCGAGAGCCGAAAGAACTTTTAACGCCATACTTGGTTGGGGTTTTCACAAATTAGCTAGCTTCAGCCTCCAGTGGCTACCCTTGTTCCCTTTTATCTTGATCTTGGTCTAGTGATCACTCTGTAGGTAGGCATGCGACTACGCAGCTGAAGCGGAAACAGAAACTTATTGAACTCCATTTTGGATTTGTACCGTTGGCGGGGAATTTTAGGGGGGAAGGAAGTGATCCCGAAGTTTCGTTGATTGTGACCATGGCCCCTGAGCTCGTGAGGATTGACTCCCCAGTCCCCATGTCGATGATTTCATGAAGATGAACATCCAATCAAAGACGCCACCTGTTATACCCTTCGACTTGTTtgctaagaaaaattatatttacaattttagtaagtcatgtatttaatttttattcgaagaaattagataaatttaagtcaaaaattattttttaataatatatctcaattttttttaaatgaaaggtATGAAATTTAGacatcttaaaattgtatttaatattattcatatttttttttaaaaaaaataaatacttccctttaatcatcaaaccaaattatataacataataaattgctaattaactttgcaaatttatatatatatatatatatatatgatctcctCTTTTAACATGGACACGTGGCCAAACATTTTATAACAGAACTTAATTGGAAGATTACTaagaaaaatatacattttgtaGCCTCGATAATCTcgaattattataatttgacaATGTGATGACATCGGAGAGTATATACCCTATAGCATAGGTTTTGTACTTGTGATTATCCGGTCTAAAATGCCCCTGTCGTTTCTTTTACTTTCCTCTTGATCATCTGTAATTAATAACTTAAATTTCATGTCGAAATGTTGGTATTCTTGTAACTGGTTTTGCTTTGTCTAATGTTATTAGTGGACTAAACTATCGGCCCAGCTCGTCTTTTTAAGAGTCTGGCCTTTTGTGTATAGTAATTTCGACTAGTTTGGGAAGATAATATCGGTATCCCTGATGCCACATGGCAGATTTGAAATTGTGCGATTAACCCCGcgaaatatatactataaaaaaattatataaaataaactcacaaattaatataactttataAAATCTGTTCattctactttataataaaaataattttacaatacaaTATACCGTCTTTCATTTATAAAAGAACCTTTCAAATATCACGTATGCTACTAATTCTAGCTAATCCCTTAAAAAACTTATATAGCCAGTGAAGGCATGTTGTCATTCTGAAAACGACAACCGTACAATCACctcttttgaattttgacaCATATGTCCCTAAGTTAATTTTGTATACTAATAATAATGGTAAATTAAGATCACAAATTTTGCATatgctattaaaaaaataatttttatgtgagtcgtacatttattcatttttttcaaaaaataaatacgtaaAATTTATACGCTCTAAAACTTCAAatgtcatttctcttttataatcGTGGAGTATGCAAGCAttgtgtaatcactttaaaaaaaatgaataaatacgaaactcacaagaaaaaaattaatgttttaatagtagatctcattttttttttaaaatgactgaaCGACACTTACGTACTATACAATTATACGACGTTTACACATTATATGAATATACGTTGCATTACTCAATATGctatttcacaaaaaataacgTAGGCCTGAGAGCTTTCACTTTTCAGAATTGGTCAGCCGGCACGAGTACTTGACGGCTTGCACCATAGCCCATTTCCAAGCCTTAAGGATTAGATGGATGCATTGGAACACAactgtttttaaataaatgtaccAAAAATTACATGCTAGAGTGAATTGGAGCAGAACTGAATGACTATTGTTTCTACAAAGGTATATCTTCTTCGGCAAGTAACAAACGCCAAATTAATGGTATACAAACTACAGGAAATTTCATTTCGAAGAGATTTTCAAGTTCCATGATATCCTAATCACATAATTCACTCTTCCAATGCAAAAGATAAGAGTCCTAAATATGCATGGTTAGGGAGGAGATTGCTCTCCAGAAAAGATTTGGAGTTTCTAGACTCTTAAGGCCTATAGTGGAAGAGAGATAAACACGAGACGGACGTGAACCTTACAACATTATTGTTATTCCtctataaatctcatatatgtGAATATGaatctctcttcctttttcatTGTAACCGTATGGCTCACATCAAGTATTTATCTGATCTATTTCACTTTAGGCCTTTAGGCTTAGAGTTCGGATAATTACCGTAAGAGATCTGAATCCCACTATGCAGCACCAGCTTCAGTCATGGACGAATATCTACTACCCAAACGCAGCTCCCTAGGTCCATCTTGATCATTCTCATTCTCCTCCAATGATCTCCCCATGGTCTCACGCGTGAAAAGCAATGTCACCACCATTCCCGCAAGACAAACTCCGGCAAGCAATATCAATGATGCAGTCATTCCAATTGCATCGGGATAGCCCTCCCATTCTTTACCTTTATGTGAAGCCCACAAAAATCCAACAGAACCAATGATTGCCCCCACCTTCCCTGCAGCACCAGAAATCCCATGGCATGTTGTTCTAAATTTTGCTGGAAAAAGCTCCGCGGGCACTATGAAGGTGGTTGTGTTTGGTCCGAAATTTGCAAAGAAAAAGGTGAGGCCATAGAGGACCATGAACCCTGCATTTGTATTATGCTCCCAATGAATTTCGTAGGGTATCCCAATTGCTAGATAAACCAGTGCCATGCAGAGAAAACCCATTGCTTGGATTCTGACTCTTCCAACGACATCAATAAAATAGACAGTAAACCAGTAGCCTGGAATGGTAGAACAGGCTGCAACAATTGCTTGGATTTTTGCAACTTCAAAAGCATCTTTATAGGCATTCACCTCTTCTCTTTTCGGGAGATAGTGTTCGTATATCTGGGACTGGAAGAGGTTGCTGCTGTAGAAGACAATGTCGAGAAGAAACCATGTGCAGGAGCAAGCTAATAAATCACGGCCATGGCGATAAAAGAATTGCTTGGAGAATAGGGGATAGGTTAGTGGATTTAGAGGCACTGGGTTCTCCTCGGTAATCTCACTCATTGGAACTTCCAACACTTTCTGCACATCTATAGCCGCTTGGGGAACATTTTGAGCCACCAAAGCTGTATATCTgggaaaatatacataaaacaTAACTAAACAAGATGACCACTTGTTCATTGGTATAAGCAaagtaatataaaaagaatgtcATTTAGTCAGTACTATGTTTTGATAAGCATTGATTCTGAATTCAACAAGAACTACAATAAGTAAATAATGAAAACGATCGCACAATATCCATAAAGCGGAAATTCCACTCTGTTTTGCACATAGATTTTACCCTTACCTACAATATACAAATTGATACACGTACGTTACCGGCCATCAGATTTTACGTTCTTCCGTCCAATATCATCCACTTTTTTTCATTAGAATTACACCCACACTCTACGTCTATGCTGTTAACAGAGGCACAATTTCTGAATTCTCATTATATTGATAGTCTGAACAAGCATTCCTTTTATACACAACGTGAGGAATCTTTTCTattacaagaataaaataaagagagtaAAATCTATTTCTAGAGAAAGACTAAAGTGACCCTGATGTGTATTCTGGGTTAATACGTCCCCGCGAGTCCATGGGGGTATCACCAACATTGAGACTCGAACAAagattggagaatttttctgaaACCAAAGGCTTGGTGAAGATGTCAGCAATCTGATCTTTTGAGCTACAAAATGATACTTGCAAAGTTTTGGCAGCAACTCCGTCTCGGACAAAGTGGTAGTCGATGTCCATATGCTTTGTTCTTGTGTGAAAGACTGGGTTGGCTGAGAGGTAGGTAGCtccaatattgtcacaccataaAACTGGAGGTTTGGACAGAAAAATACCTAACTCCCGAAGCATAGTTTGAAGCCAGATAAGTTCAGCAGCTGTCTGAGAAAGGGCTTTGTATTCAGCTTCAGTGCTGGATCTTGCTACTGTTTTCTGCTTCTTAGAACTCCAAGAGATGAGGTGACGACCAAGATATAAACAAAAACCACTAGTAGATCGTCTATCATCTACACATCCTGCCCAGTCTGAATCCGAGTAGGCTTGAAGATTAAAAGATGATGAATACTTGAATAACAATCCAAAGTTGATAGAGAACTTCAGATACCTTAATATTCTTTTAACTGCAGACCAGTGTGAGAGTTTTGGACAGTGCATGAACTGACACACTTTGTTCACAGCAAAAGATATATCAGGTCTTGTAAAAGACAAATATTGTAATCCCCCAACAATACTCCTAAACAGTGTAGGATCATCAAAAGTGGGAGAATCAAACTGAGAAAGTTTGATTGATGCGGCCATAGGGGATGTCACTGGCTTGGCTTGAAGCATGTTGCTTCGAGCAAGTAAGTCCTTAATGTATTTCCGTTGAGACAGTATAAGACCAGACTTACAGTAATCAATTTCAAGTCCCAAAAAATATGATAAGGGACCAAGATCTTTGACGGGAAAATCCTTTCCCAAGgcatgaataaattcatcaatagcACTTGGTTTGGATGACGTTAttacaatgtcatcaacatagatCAAGACAAAAATTTTCAGATCATCACTATTGAAGATAAACAAGGAAGGATCAGATTGAGAAGCTGTAAAGCCATAAGTATTTAACCACGAAGTCAATTGAGCAAACCAAGCCCTCggtgcttgtttgaggccatatatGGCCTTATGCAATTTACACACATGATGAGGAAATTTCGAATCAATAAAACCTTGTGGTTGTTGCATGTAAACAGTATCAGTTAATTCACCATGCAAAAAAGCATTCTGAATATCTAACTGTCGCAGAGGCCAACTAGAGTTTACTGCAATAGAGATAATCAAACGGATGGTAGAGGGTTTGACAACAGGACTAAAGGTCTCATTATAGTCCAATCCAGACTGTTGGTGGTAGCCCTTGGCTACCAACCGTGCTTTTCGTCTTTCAAAAGTACCATCCGAGTTATGCTTTGTACGAAACACCCAACGACAACCAAGAATATTCAAAGAAGGGTTAGAGGGTACCAGTGTCCAGGTATTGTTCTGAAGTAGAGCTTGATGTTCGAGGGACATAGCCGTGCACCACTCTGGAAATTTGGAGGCGACCGAATAACTGGAAGGCTCATCAGGAACAGTACCAGTTGTAAGAAGACAATGTCGTTGAGGGTAAGGAACAGTACCATCCGTCGGGATTCGGGGTCTAGAAGATTGAGTATGGCTTCGAGTGATGACAGGGGAGCGAGGAGGCCGAAGTATAGTTGAGGATGAAGGTAGCGAAAGGGGCTGTGTCTGAATAGGAGAAGGAGATGAAGGAAGTTGTTGCAGCGGTATAGGATTGTGAGAGGAGATAGGAGGCGGCGGCACAGAAGGAGAAGATGAAATGTGTTCAGTCGAAGCAGATGGagaattagggttagggttagatGAATGTGGACTAGATATGAGAGTTGGAGAGGATGGGCCTGGGCCAGGCCCGAGAATAGAAGTAGGAAAAAGAGGAAGTTGAACCGTGGACGTGGGAGCGGAAGAAACGGGCCCAGACAAGCTATTGGACTGAAAGGGAAAGATGGCCTCATTAAATAGGACATCTCTAGAGATATACAATCGGTTGGATTTTAAGTCCAAACATTTGTATCCCTTGTGAATTGGACTGTAGCCCAGAAAAAGACAAGGAATGGATCTAGGCATGAATTTATTTCTGTTGTATGGCCTAAGATTAGGCCAACATTCACATCCAAATactttaagaaaattaaaatcagGCTCTCTTTGATGGACCAAAAAATGTGGTGATTTGTTTTGGATGGATTTGGAGGGAAGAAGATTAATGAGATAGACTGCGGTCTCAAATGCCTCTGACCAAAATTTTGTTGGGAGAAAAGAATGAGCAAGGAGTGCAAGACCAGTTTCGACAATATGTCTGTGTTTGCGTtcaacaacaccattttgttgatgtgtatgTGAACAAGAGAATCGATGAGTAATACCAAGTTTTTGACATAGAGGAGTGAGAGATACAAACTCTCCACCTCCATCGGTTTGAAGTGTTATTAATTTGGTATTAAACAAACGTTCCACATATGGGAGAAATTGagagaaaacagaaaaaacatCAGATTTGAGTTTTAAAGGAAAGAACCAAGAATACCGAGTGAAATGATCAACAAAAgatatatagtatttatatcCTTGTCTGGACAAAACAGGGGctggaccccaaacatcagcaCTGACTAATTCTAAGGGCCTAGTATACACGGCCCGACTTGCAGAGAAAGGTAATTGATGGCTTTTGGCCATCTTACATTCAGAACAAGTAAAGGAAATATCACTCGGAAAAGAACTCAAACGATGTTTATTCAAGATCTGAGACACGATGGCTAGAGATGGATGACCCAGTCGGCGGTGCCACTGAGGGAAGGAGACTCGTTCACCAGTATGAGCAGACGGATGCGAAGAGGAAGAGCCAGAGGTGGGAAACACGTACAAGCCATCACGCGTTTGCCCTGTGAGAAGAGTGCTCTTGGTCCGATTGTCCTTTACAGTGAAATGAGTGGAGTGGAATTCAAAAAAGCAATTGTTGTCAGTACAAAACTTGAGAACAGAGACAAGATTTTTTGTAATGTGAGGAACATGAAGCAAATTACGTAAATGAAAGAAGGAGGAGTTTGAGAGAAGAGTAGAATCACCGAGATGATGAATCGGTAAGCATGAACCGTCTCCAACACGAATTGCTTCATTACCCTGGTACTGTTCTGACGAGAGATTCAAATTACTCAAGTCATTTGTGATGTGATGAGTGGCGCCGGAGTCAGGGTACCAAGAGGGGTCGGTAAAGGGATTGGGTGAGTTAGATGTATAGTTGGCTGAGAAGGTGGGGTTTGATGGAGTATAGTTGTTGGTAAAGGATTGAGGTGGCTCTGTTTGGTAAGAATGATCAAATCGGTACCTGCACTGTAAGGCTCGATGACCACTTTTGTTGCATACTTGACATGTTGGGCGTGTGCCACCAGATGTTTGTTGAAATGCTCCTGAGGAACCTGATGAATTTCTGCCATTGTGACCCGAAGAGCGACCTCGACCCCTGCCTTGTCTACCACCACGAAAATAAGATCTCCCACCACGTTGATCTCGATTTGCACTAGTGGTGTAGTTGATAGAGGGATCaaagatattttttgagttaTGACTCATGCGATTCTCATGAATAAGTAAAAGCTGATAAAGTTCATGTGTGGTAAGGGGATTGGACCGAGTGGTCACTGAGGTAACAAAAGACTCATAGGCGGGTCCAAGTCCTGAAAGCAGGTATGTAACTATTTCTTTATCAGGAAGAGTACTTCCAATAGTTGCCAAAGTATCGACTAGTGATCtaacttttccaaaataatCGGATATTGACTGATCTCCACGAGAGAGATTAGTAAGTTGGAAACGAACTTGGAATTCCTTGGCTTGAGAGTGAGAGGTAAACATGGAGTTTAGTGTGAGCCATAGTGCTCGGGCAGTGGATGAAGATAACACATGGCCAAGGATAGAATCTgacaatgaagaaaaaagaacactAAGAACCAGTTGATCAACTCTAGTCCAGGTAAGAAATTCTGGATTTGGCTTAGTTGGTTCAAGAAATTTTGGAGGACTTGGAAGGGAACCATCAACATAGCAGTAGAGATCTTGCCCTCTAAGGTATGCTGTGATTTGAACCTTCCAGAGTAGAAAATTATCGGAAGAAAGCTTGATAGAGACGACATGAGAGAAAGATGAGAGAATGGAGGATGAAGAACCTGAGTGCGTGGCCATGGATCAATGAGACTGCTAGTCGagcagctctgataccatgttaacaGAGGCACAATTTCTGAATTCT belongs to Juglans regia cultivar Chandler chromosome 8, Walnut 2.0, whole genome shotgun sequence and includes:
- the LOC109022240 gene encoding probable inorganic phosphate transporter 1-8 isoform X3, producing MALKVLSALDSAKTQVYHFKAIIIAGMGLFTDAYDLFCIPPIMILIGRVYYDDKEVDKYRVPPGVVSTLVAIALLGTAIGQVVFGRLGDQIGRRRVYGTALLIMVVSSLACGFSICRKRGCVLASLGLFRFALGLGIGGDYPLSAVIMSEFANKTTRGAFIAAVFSMQGFGILAASTVTMVVCAIFDRASKVSPTAATPDEADIAWRLILMLGAIPAALTFYWRMMMPETARYTALVAQNVPQAAIDVQKVLEVPMSEITEENPVPLNPLTYPLFSKQFFYRHGRDLLACSCTWFLLDIVFYSSNLFQSQIYEHYLPKREEVNAYKDAFEVAKIQAIVAACSTIPGYWFTVYFIDVVGRVRIQAMGFLCMALVYLAIGIPYEIHWEHNTNAGFMVLYGLTFFFANFGPNTTTFIVPAELFPAKFRTTCHGISGAAGKVGAIIGSVGFLWASHKGKEWEGYPDAIGMTASLILLAGVCLAGMVVTLLFTRETMGRSLEENENDQDGPRELRLGSRYSSMTEAGAA
- the LOC109022240 gene encoding probable inorganic phosphate transporter 1-9 isoform X1 — its product is MALKVLSALDSAKTQVYHFKAIIIAGMGLFTDAYDLFCIPPIMILIGRVYYDDKEVDKYRVPPGVVSTLVAIALLGTAIGQVVFGRLGDQIGRRRVYGTALLIMVVSSLACGFSICRKRGCVLASLGLFRFALGLGIGGDYPLSAVIMSEFANKTTRGAFIAAVFSMQGFGILAASTVTMVVCAIFDRASKVSPTAATPDEADIAWRLILMLGAIPAALTFYWRMMMPETARYTALVAQNVPQAAIDVQKVLEVPMSEITEENPVPLNPLTYPLFSKQFFYRHGRDLLACSCTWFLLDIVFYSSNLFQSQIYEHYLPKREEVNAYKDAFEVAKIQAIVAACSTIPGYWFTVYFIDVVGRVRIQAMGFLCMALVYLAIGIPYEIHWEHNTNAGFMVLYGLTFFFANFGPNTTTFIVPAELFPARFRTTCNGISGAAGKLGAIIGSVGFLWASHKNDKSRSGSPGRGVKEHDDYNGYPDAIGMTASLVLLGGVCLVGMVVTLLFTRETMGRSLEENENDHDDDDEPRELRFGRYHSGTRILIASCCPNLR
- the LOC109022240 gene encoding probable inorganic phosphate transporter 1-9 isoform X2, giving the protein MALKVLSALDNARIQLYHFKAIIIAGMGLFTDAYDLFCIQPVMILIGRVYYEHGADKYRAPPDVVSAMVAIALMGTAIGQVVFGWLGDRVGRRRVYGIALMIMVLSSFGCGFSFCKERGCVLASLGLFRFALGLGIGGDYPLSAVIMSELANKMTRGAFIAAVFSMQGFGILAASTVTMVVCAIFDRTSKILPKDPTPLEPDIAWRVILMVGAIPAALTFYWRMMMPETARYTALVEQNVNQAARDMQKVLEVPMRELIDQNPVHQNPQTYPLFSKQFFHRHGRDLLSCSVTWFLLDIVFYSSNLFQSQIYEPYLMDKEHTNAYKEAFEAAKLQAIIAACSTIPGYWFAVWFIDIIGRVRIQAMGFLCMALVYLAIGIPYDIYWKKSKNQGFMVLYGLTFFFANFGPNTTTFIVPAELFPARFRTTCNGISGAAGKLGAIIGSVGFLWASHKNDKSRSGSPGRGVKEHDDYNGYPDAIGMTASLVLLGGVCLVGMVVTLLFTRETMGRSLEENENDHDDDDEPRELRFGRYHSGTRILIASCCPNLR